A part of Candidatus Latescibacterota bacterium genomic DNA contains:
- a CDS encoding NifU family protein — translation MEMLDIEKVKEVLEEVRPNLQADGGDIELVGLEGGVVKVRLKGSCAGCPMSQMTLTFGVEKVLKERIPEVERVEAVPFWYLPFYDSNHLEGGSDASLLFFVIFLAENAS, via the coding sequence ATGGAAATGCTGGATATCGAAAAGGTAAAGGAAGTACTTGAGGAAGTAAGGCCTAATCTCCAGGCTGACGGTGGCGACATCGAATTGGTCGGTCTTGAGGGAGGCGTTGTAAAGGTAAGATTGAAGGGTAGTTGCGCGGGATGCCCGATGTCCCAGATGACTCTTACATTCGGCGTCGAAAAGGTCCTCAAGGAGAGGATCCCCGAGGTCGAGAGAGTGGAAGCGGTGCCGTTCTGGTATCTGCCCTTTTATGATTCGAACCACCTGGAGGGGGGGAGTGATGCTTCCCTCCTCTTTTTTGTCATATTTCTTGCAGAAAATGCTTCCTGA
- a CDS encoding dipeptidase, producing the protein MFEEKTPVFDGHCDTATKLMADDTIDLGKELEKGHVDIPRMIEGGVGAQVFACWVDPDIPAEKWNITTIKMIKRLRAAVEANSDSIGTALSGLEIEELIGEGRIAAVTGVEGGHAIGSEMKALQSLYSEGVRCMTLTWNNHNEIADACDGEPRHGGLSDFGREVTGEMDSMGMVIDLSHSSDRTFFDVLETSANPVLVSHSCMRAICDHPRNMTDDMLRALAGNGGVVGINFFPGFLETECSRETFALWDEYKRERSVLAVKYEGDVIRADKELQIKYMPEINAIEVPGVDVVVDHIEHAIELAGVGHVGIGSDYDGTPMMPQGLEDISKMQSIARVMRTRGYSAGETEKVMSGNLLTLFKSVCT; encoded by the coding sequence ATGTTTGAGGAAAAGACACCCGTCTTTGACGGGCATTGCGATACGGCGACGAAATTGATGGCTGACGACACCATTGACCTGGGAAAAGAGCTGGAAAAAGGCCATGTCGATATTCCAAGGATGATAGAAGGCGGGGTCGGAGCACAGGTATTCGCCTGTTGGGTCGATCCCGATATCCCCGCCGAAAAATGGAATATCACAACGATAAAGATGATAAAGAGACTTCGTGCGGCTGTAGAAGCGAACAGCGACAGCATCGGGACAGCCCTTTCCGGACTCGAGATCGAAGAGCTTATCGGGGAGGGAAGGATCGCCGCGGTAACAGGTGTGGAGGGGGGGCACGCGATCGGCTCTGAAATGAAGGCACTGCAGAGCCTGTATTCTGAAGGGGTCAGATGTATGACGCTGACCTGGAACAACCATAACGAGATCGCCGATGCCTGTGATGGAGAGCCCCGTCACGGTGGCCTGAGTGATTTCGGGCGGGAGGTTACAGGCGAGATGGACTCGATGGGGATGGTCATCGATCTTTCACACTCTTCTGACCGTACTTTCTTTGATGTGCTGGAAACGAGCGCCAACCCGGTACTCGTCTCCCATTCATGTATGAGGGCGATATGCGATCATCCGAGAAACATGACCGACGATATGTTGCGGGCTCTCGCCGGGAATGGTGGCGTCGTGGGGATCAACTTCTTTCCCGGTTTTCTCGAGACTGAATGCAGCAGGGAGACATTCGCCCTGTGGGACGAGTACAAAAGGGAACGCAGCGTTCTGGCAGTGAAGTACGAGGGGGATGTCATCAGGGCTGATAAGGAACTTCAGATTAAATACATGCCTGAAATAAATGCGATAGAGGTGCCCGGTGTGGATGTGGTCGTCGACCATATCGAGCACGCGATAGAGCTGGCAGGGGTCGGCCACGTGGGGATAGGGTCCGATTACGATGGTACGCCGATGATGCCTCAGGGCCTCGAAGATATTTCGAAGATGCAGTCGATAGCCCGGGTGATGCGTACCCGTGGGTATTCTGCTGGAGAGACGGAAAAGGTGATGAGTGGCAACCTGCTCACCCTGTTCAAGAGTGTGTGTACCTGA
- a CDS encoding arylamine N-acetyltransferase, with product MWNRELKEKGLRKENGNAKTQFFERFSISPGDPDREMLRVIVSDFTRLPYENLTKIISKFSIDDPSRRMRSPEQVIDGFIENSTGGTCFSLTWCLGSILDDSGFRCYPVMADMKRANVHCALIVHIDEQRFIADPGYLLGEPLELTGSPLLIDTSFGKVELRPGGSASCDLYTVTGSERKWRYRVRTSPVSIQLFLKYWQESFSLSMMNSLQLTKLTDKGHLYVKDHHLRYRQGDRKISENIGQELYSRIEREFGIPPEITTRAHEYIDRHRV from the coding sequence ATGTGGAACAGGGAGCTGAAGGAAAAGGGATTGCGGAAAGAAAACGGCAACGCGAAGACACAGTTCTTTGAAAGATTTTCCATTTCCCCGGGAGATCCGGATCGGGAGATGCTGCGGGTCATCGTGTCTGATTTCACGAGGTTACCGTACGAGAATCTGACGAAGATCATATCGAAATTCTCGATCGACGATCCTTCCCGGAGGATGAGGTCCCCGGAGCAGGTCATCGATGGCTTTATAGAGAATAGTACCGGCGGCACCTGTTTTTCGCTCACATGGTGTCTTGGGTCGATACTGGACGACTCCGGTTTCAGGTGTTATCCGGTCATGGCCGATATGAAAAGAGCCAATGTTCACTGTGCCCTGATCGTCCATATCGACGAGCAGAGATTCATCGCAGATCCAGGGTACCTGCTTGGCGAGCCTTTGGAACTTACAGGTTCTCCCTTACTTATCGATACGAGCTTCGGGAAGGTAGAGCTCAGGCCCGGGGGAAGTGCCTCCTGCGATCTCTATACCGTTACCGGAAGCGAGAGAAAATGGAGATACAGGGTCAGGACCAGTCCAGTCAGCATTCAACTCTTCCTGAAGTACTGGCAGGAGTCGTTCTCTCTTTCCATGATGAATTCCCTCCAGTTGACCAAACTGACGGATAAGGGCCATCTATACGTAAAGGACCATCATCTCAGGTACAGGCAGGGCGACAGGAAGATCAGTGAGAATATCGGGCAGGAACTTTATTCGAGGATCGAAAGGGAGTTCGGGATCCCGCCGGAGATAACAACGAGAGCTCATGAGTACATCGACAGGCACAGGGTCTGA
- a CDS encoding HDOD domain-containing protein, protein MTNKVDELFRNVKSLPTLPIVVQKIFASINDPKIGARQLAQIITSDQTLTARVLKLVNSSFFGLRGKVQNIHHAVTMLGFSTIRQICLGASICGKFQHVKGTTDFSGPGFWEHSIGAAVIAKEICKNAVKIEGDICYTLGLIHDIGKLLLVEHHTDKFMDAILRAKRESKPLEQIEVEIFGVDHAEIGNWLFRKWNFPRDSRRAVKNHHSARIEMISPVSPDALTGIVFFANQVAHHLNLGASGDTNIVLDEENFRKFFGISFADVNLDTPRIREEVAISLEVLGAVQGTPA, encoded by the coding sequence ATGACTAACAAGGTAGATGAACTTTTCCGGAATGTAAAATCGCTTCCCACACTCCCAATAGTAGTTCAGAAGATATTCGCATCTATCAACGACCCCAAGATAGGCGCAAGGCAGCTCGCGCAGATCATCACGAGCGACCAGACCCTTACGGCCAGAGTACTGAAGCTGGTAAATTCGTCGTTTTTCGGTCTGAGAGGCAAGGTCCAGAACATACATCACGCTGTAACGATGCTCGGATTCTCAACGATCAGGCAGATCTGTCTCGGAGCTTCGATCTGCGGCAAGTTCCAGCATGTAAAAGGGACTACCGATTTCTCAGGCCCCGGCTTCTGGGAACATTCGATCGGCGCTGCCGTAATAGCGAAAGAGATATGCAAGAATGCCGTCAAGATAGAGGGGGACATCTGCTACACGCTGGGGCTTATCCATGATATAGGAAAACTTCTCCTGGTCGAGCATCATACCGACAAATTCATGGATGCCATACTGAGGGCCAAACGTGAAAGCAAACCCCTCGAACAGATAGAAGTCGAGATCTTCGGTGTCGATCACGCCGAGATAGGAAACTGGCTTTTCAGAAAATGGAACTTTCCCCGCGATTCGAGAAGAGCAGTAAAAAACCATCATTCAGCAAGAATAGAGATGATATCACCGGTCTCACCCGATGCTCTAACCGGGATCGTATTCTTTGCCAACCAGGTAGCCCACCATCTGAATCTGGGAGCAAGCGGCGATACGAACATCGTGCTTGACGAGGAGAACTTCAGGAAGTTCTTTGGAATATCATTCGCAGACGTCAATCTGGACACGCCCCGCATCCGCGAAGAAGTAGCTATTTCACTGGAGGTCCTTGGAGCTGTCCAGGGAACACCCGCCTGA